In Lemur catta isolate mLemCat1 chromosome 1, mLemCat1.pri, whole genome shotgun sequence, one DNA window encodes the following:
- the BBS4 gene encoding Bardet-Biedl syndrome 4 protein isoform X1, giving the protein MAEERLATRTQFPASAELQKPRLKKAPDFPILEKQNWLIHLHYIRKDYEACKAVIKEQLQETQGLCEYAIYVQALIFRLEGNIQESLELFQTCAVLSPQCADNLKQVARSLFLLGKHKAAIEVYNEAAKLNQKDWEICHNLGVCYIYLKQFNKAQDQLHNALHLNRHDLTYIMLGKIHLLEGDLDKAIEIYEKAVEFSPENTELLTTLGLLYLQLGIYQKAFEHLGNALTYDPTNYKAILATGSMMQTHEDFDVALTKYRVVACAVPESPPLWNNIGMCFFGKKKYVAAISCLKRANYLAPFDWKILYNLGLVHLTMQQYASAFHFLSAAINFQPKMGELYMLLAVALTNLEDKENAKRAYAEAVRLDKCNPLVNLNYAVLLYNQGEKRGALAQYQEMEKKVSLLKDSSSLEFDSEMVEMAQKLGAALQVGEALVWTKPVKDPKSKQRTISTRKSASFQQPLGSNQALGQAMSSAAAYRKLPSGVEGPSQLTKPPSLPLEPEPAVEASPTKTSEQIREK; this is encoded by the exons CTCCAGATTTTCCTATTTTGGAGAAGCAGAACTGGTTGATACATCTCCACTATATCCGGAAGGATTACGAAGCATGCAAG GCTGTTATCAAAGAACAGCTTCAGGAGACTCAGGGGTTATGTGAATATGCTATCTATGTCCAAG CATTGATATTTCGCCTGGAAGGAAATATCCAAGAATCCCTAGAACTCTTTCAGACGTGTGCAGTTCTCAGTCCTCAGTGTGCTGATAACCTCAAGCAGGTGGCCAGATCTTT atttcttttaggaaaacatAAAGCTGCCATTGAAGTATATAATGAAGCAGCTAAACTTAACCAGAAAGATTGG GAGATCTGCCATAACCTAGGAGTTTGCTATATTTACCTGAAGCAGTTCAACAAG GCACAAGACCAGTTGCACAATGCCCTACATCTTAATAGGCATGATCTGACTTACATAATGCTGGGTAAGATCCACTTGCTGGAGGGAGACTTGGACAAAGCCATCGAAATCTACGAGAAAGCAGTGGA GTTCTCACCAGAAAATACAGAGCTTCTTACAACTTTAGGATTACTCTACTTACAG CTTGGCATTTACCAGAAGGCATTTGAACATCTTGGAAATGCACTGACTTATGACCCTACCAACTACAAG GCCATCTTGGCAACAGGCAGCATGATGCAGACCCATGAGGACTTTGATGTTGCCCTCACCAAGTACAGAGTTGTAGCTTGTGCTGTTCCAGAAAGTCCTCCTCTCTGGAATAACATTGGCATGTGTTTCTTTGGCAAGAAGAAATATGTGGCA GCTATCAGCTGCCTGAAACGAGCCAACTATCTGGCACCCTTTGATTGGAAGATTCTGTATAATTTGGGCCTTGTCCATTTGACCATGCAGCAGTATGCAtcagcttttcattttctcagtgCGGCCATCAACTTCCAGCCAAAGATGGGGGAGCTCTACATGCTGTTGGCTG TGGCTCTGACAAATCTGGAAGATAAAGAGAATGCCAAGAGAGCCTACGCAGAAGCAGTCCGCCTGGATAA GTGTAACCCTTTAGTAAACCTGAACTACGCTGTGCTGCTGTACAACCAGGGTGAGAAGAGGGGTGCCCTGGCCCAGTATCAGGAGATGGAGAAGAAGGTCAGCCTCCTGAAGGACAGTAGCTCTCTGGAATTTGACTCTGAG ATGGTGGAGATGGCTCAGAAGTTGGGAGCTGCTCTTCAGGTTGGGGAGGCACTTGTCTGGACTAAACCAGTTAAAGATCCCAAATCAAAGCAACGGACCATTTCAACGAGAAAATCTGCCAGTTtccagcagcctctgggctctaATCAAGCTCTAGGACAGGCAATGTCTTCAGCAGCTGCATACAGGAAGCTCCCCTCAG GTGTTGAAGGACCATCCCAGCTCACAAAGCCACCATCTCTTCCTCTGGAGCCAGAGCCTGCTGTGGAAGCAAGTCCAACCAAAACATCAgaacaaataagagaaaaataa
- the BBS4 gene encoding Bardet-Biedl syndrome 4 protein isoform X3, with protein sequence MAEERLATRTQFPASAELQKPRLKKAPDFPILEKQNWLIHLHYIRKDYEACKEICHNLGVCYIYLKQFNKAQDQLHNALHLNRHDLTYIMLGKIHLLEGDLDKAIEIYEKAVEFSPENTELLTTLGLLYLQLGIYQKAFEHLGNALTYDPTNYKAILATGSMMQTHEDFDVALTKYRVVACAVPESPPLWNNIGMCFFGKKKYVAAISCLKRANYLAPFDWKILYNLGLVHLTMQQYASAFHFLSAAINFQPKMGELYMLLAVALTNLEDKENAKRAYAEAVRLDKCNPLVNLNYAVLLYNQGEKRGALAQYQEMEKKVSLLKDSSSLEFDSEMVEMAQKLGAALQVGEALVWTKPVKDPKSKQRTISTRKSASFQQPLGSNQALGQAMSSAAAYRKLPSGVEGPSQLTKPPSLPLEPEPAVEASPTKTSEQIREK encoded by the exons CTCCAGATTTTCCTATTTTGGAGAAGCAGAACTGGTTGATACATCTCCACTATATCCGGAAGGATTACGAAGCATGCAAG GAGATCTGCCATAACCTAGGAGTTTGCTATATTTACCTGAAGCAGTTCAACAAG GCACAAGACCAGTTGCACAATGCCCTACATCTTAATAGGCATGATCTGACTTACATAATGCTGGGTAAGATCCACTTGCTGGAGGGAGACTTGGACAAAGCCATCGAAATCTACGAGAAAGCAGTGGA GTTCTCACCAGAAAATACAGAGCTTCTTACAACTTTAGGATTACTCTACTTACAG CTTGGCATTTACCAGAAGGCATTTGAACATCTTGGAAATGCACTGACTTATGACCCTACCAACTACAAG GCCATCTTGGCAACAGGCAGCATGATGCAGACCCATGAGGACTTTGATGTTGCCCTCACCAAGTACAGAGTTGTAGCTTGTGCTGTTCCAGAAAGTCCTCCTCTCTGGAATAACATTGGCATGTGTTTCTTTGGCAAGAAGAAATATGTGGCA GCTATCAGCTGCCTGAAACGAGCCAACTATCTGGCACCCTTTGATTGGAAGATTCTGTATAATTTGGGCCTTGTCCATTTGACCATGCAGCAGTATGCAtcagcttttcattttctcagtgCGGCCATCAACTTCCAGCCAAAGATGGGGGAGCTCTACATGCTGTTGGCTG TGGCTCTGACAAATCTGGAAGATAAAGAGAATGCCAAGAGAGCCTACGCAGAAGCAGTCCGCCTGGATAA GTGTAACCCTTTAGTAAACCTGAACTACGCTGTGCTGCTGTACAACCAGGGTGAGAAGAGGGGTGCCCTGGCCCAGTATCAGGAGATGGAGAAGAAGGTCAGCCTCCTGAAGGACAGTAGCTCTCTGGAATTTGACTCTGAG ATGGTGGAGATGGCTCAGAAGTTGGGAGCTGCTCTTCAGGTTGGGGAGGCACTTGTCTGGACTAAACCAGTTAAAGATCCCAAATCAAAGCAACGGACCATTTCAACGAGAAAATCTGCCAGTTtccagcagcctctgggctctaATCAAGCTCTAGGACAGGCAATGTCTTCAGCAGCTGCATACAGGAAGCTCCCCTCAG GTGTTGAAGGACCATCCCAGCTCACAAAGCCACCATCTCTTCCTCTGGAGCCAGAGCCTGCTGTGGAAGCAAGTCCAACCAAAACATCAgaacaaataagagaaaaataa
- the BBS4 gene encoding Bardet-Biedl syndrome 4 protein isoform X2 — protein sequence MQALIFRLEGNIQESLELFQTCAVLSPQCADNLKQVARSLFLLGKHKAAIEVYNEAAKLNQKDWEICHNLGVCYIYLKQFNKAQDQLHNALHLNRHDLTYIMLGKIHLLEGDLDKAIEIYEKAVEFSPENTELLTTLGLLYLQLGIYQKAFEHLGNALTYDPTNYKAILATGSMMQTHEDFDVALTKYRVVACAVPESPPLWNNIGMCFFGKKKYVAAISCLKRANYLAPFDWKILYNLGLVHLTMQQYASAFHFLSAAINFQPKMGELYMLLAVALTNLEDKENAKRAYAEAVRLDKCNPLVNLNYAVLLYNQGEKRGALAQYQEMEKKVSLLKDSSSLEFDSEMVEMAQKLGAALQVGEALVWTKPVKDPKSKQRTISTRKSASFQQPLGSNQALGQAMSSAAAYRKLPSGVEGPSQLTKPPSLPLEPEPAVEASPTKTSEQIREK from the exons ATGCAAG CATTGATATTTCGCCTGGAAGGAAATATCCAAGAATCCCTAGAACTCTTTCAGACGTGTGCAGTTCTCAGTCCTCAGTGTGCTGATAACCTCAAGCAGGTGGCCAGATCTTT atttcttttaggaaaacatAAAGCTGCCATTGAAGTATATAATGAAGCAGCTAAACTTAACCAGAAAGATTGG GAGATCTGCCATAACCTAGGAGTTTGCTATATTTACCTGAAGCAGTTCAACAAG GCACAAGACCAGTTGCACAATGCCCTACATCTTAATAGGCATGATCTGACTTACATAATGCTGGGTAAGATCCACTTGCTGGAGGGAGACTTGGACAAAGCCATCGAAATCTACGAGAAAGCAGTGGA GTTCTCACCAGAAAATACAGAGCTTCTTACAACTTTAGGATTACTCTACTTACAG CTTGGCATTTACCAGAAGGCATTTGAACATCTTGGAAATGCACTGACTTATGACCCTACCAACTACAAG GCCATCTTGGCAACAGGCAGCATGATGCAGACCCATGAGGACTTTGATGTTGCCCTCACCAAGTACAGAGTTGTAGCTTGTGCTGTTCCAGAAAGTCCTCCTCTCTGGAATAACATTGGCATGTGTTTCTTTGGCAAGAAGAAATATGTGGCA GCTATCAGCTGCCTGAAACGAGCCAACTATCTGGCACCCTTTGATTGGAAGATTCTGTATAATTTGGGCCTTGTCCATTTGACCATGCAGCAGTATGCAtcagcttttcattttctcagtgCGGCCATCAACTTCCAGCCAAAGATGGGGGAGCTCTACATGCTGTTGGCTG TGGCTCTGACAAATCTGGAAGATAAAGAGAATGCCAAGAGAGCCTACGCAGAAGCAGTCCGCCTGGATAA GTGTAACCCTTTAGTAAACCTGAACTACGCTGTGCTGCTGTACAACCAGGGTGAGAAGAGGGGTGCCCTGGCCCAGTATCAGGAGATGGAGAAGAAGGTCAGCCTCCTGAAGGACAGTAGCTCTCTGGAATTTGACTCTGAG ATGGTGGAGATGGCTCAGAAGTTGGGAGCTGCTCTTCAGGTTGGGGAGGCACTTGTCTGGACTAAACCAGTTAAAGATCCCAAATCAAAGCAACGGACCATTTCAACGAGAAAATCTGCCAGTTtccagcagcctctgggctctaATCAAGCTCTAGGACAGGCAATGTCTTCAGCAGCTGCATACAGGAAGCTCCCCTCAG GTGTTGAAGGACCATCCCAGCTCACAAAGCCACCATCTCTTCCTCTGGAGCCAGAGCCTGCTGTGGAAGCAAGTCCAACCAAAACATCAgaacaaataagagaaaaataa